A window from Mangifera indica cultivar Alphonso chromosome 2, CATAS_Mindica_2.1, whole genome shotgun sequence encodes these proteins:
- the LOC123209355 gene encoding protein TOC75-3, chloroplastic-like → MSSFAAPTHLRPTSSSAPTFSRSKLPTTCSSSSLAPRASSIQCNLSSRYPNKSSNKSSNYTDVLKSLSKPLAVASAATATLFLRLTPILGGGYGGGSGNGGFGGGGDGSGGENFGGNGDNGFWRSLVCQESAIADENNESQEWDSHGLPANIIVQLNKLSGFKKYKLSEILFFDRRRGVTVGTEDSFFEMVSLRPGGVYTKAQLMKELESLATCGMFEKVDMESKTKPDGTVALTISFLESTWESADRIRCINVGLMAQSKPIEMDPDMTDKEKMEYYKSQEKDYRRRIDKARPCLLPLSVHREILQMLKDHGTVSARLLQKIRDRVQKWYHDEGYACAQVVNFGNLNTREVVCEVVEGDITQLVVQFQDKLGNVVEGNTQLPVVKRELPKQLRQGHVFNIEAGKQALRNINSLALFSNIEVNPRPDEKNEGGIIVEIKLKELDQKSAEVSAEWSLVPGRGGRPTFASLQPGGTVSFEHRNLKGLNRSLLGSVTTSNFLNPQDDLAFKLEYVHPYLDGVYNPRNRTFRASCFNSRKLSPVFTGGPGVDEVPPIWVDRAGVKANITENFTRQSKFTYGLVMEEITTRDESSHISPHGQRVLPSGGISADGPPTTLSGTGIDRMAFLQANITRDNTKFVNGAIVGERNVFQVDQGLGVGSKFPFFNRHQLTLTRFIQLKPVEEGANKPPPPVLVLHGHYGGCVGDLPSYDAFTLGGPYSVRGYNMGELGAARNILELGAEIRVPVRNTHVYAFAEHGNDLGSSKDVKGNPTEVYRRMGHGSSYGVGVKLGLVRAEYAVDHNTGSGAIFFRFGERY, encoded by the exons ATGTCCTCATTCGCCGCTCCTACCCACCTCCGCCCTACCTCCTCCTCCGCCCCCACTTTCTCTCGCTCTAAATTACCCACCACTTGCTCCTCATCTTCCCTTGCCCCACGCGCCTCTTCTATACAATGTAATCTCTCCTCTCGATACCCTAACAAGTCTTCCAACAAATCTTCCAATTACACTGATGTCCTTAAATCCCTCTCTAAACCCCTTGCTGTTGCGTCCGCCGCCACTGCCACTCTCTTCCTCCGTCTCACTCCTATTCTCGGTGGCGGTTACGGTGGAGGTAGTGGAAATGGCGGatttggtggtggtggtgatggcAGTGGAGGAGAAAACTTTGGGGGTAATGGTGATAATGGGTTTTGGAGAAGCCTTGTTTGTCAAGAGTCTGCTATTGCAGATGAAAATAACGAGTCACAAGAGTGGGACTCTCATGGTCTCCCAGCGAATATCATTGTTCAACTCAACAAGCTCAgtggatttaaaaaatataagcttTCAGAGATTTTGTTCTTCGATCGGCGACGTGGCGTCACGGTGGGGACTGAAGATTCTTTCTTTGAAATGGTTTCTTTACGTCCTGGAGGAGTTTACACTAAAGCCCAGCTTATGAAAGAGCTCGAATCTTTAGCCACTTGTGGGATGTTCGAGAAGGTTGATATGGAGAGTAAAACGAAACCCGATGGTACGGTAGCATTGACAATATCATTTTTGGAGAGCACGTGGGAGTCAGCTGACAGAATTAGGTGCATAAACGTGGGTTTGATGGCCCAATCGAAACCTATTGAAATGGATCCTGATATGACTGATAAGGAGAAAATGGAGTATTATAAGAGTCAGGAGAAGGATTACAGGAGGAGGATTGATAAGGCGAGGCCCTGTTTGTTACCCCTTTCAGTGCATAGAGAGATTTTGCAGATGTTGAAGGACCATGGAACAGTGAGTGCGAGGTTGTTGCAGAAGATAAGGGACAGGGTACAAAAATGGTACCATGATGAAGGTTATGCTTGTGCACAAGTGGTGAATTTCGGCAACTTGAATACCAGGGAAGTGGTTTGTGAGGTTGTGGAAGGGGATATAACTCAGTTGGTGGTGCAGTTTCAGGATAAGCTTGGAAATGTAGTTGAAGGGAATACCCAATTGCCTGTTGTCAAGAGAGAGTTGCCCAAACAG CTTCGACAAGGCCATGTTTTTAACATAGAAGCTGGGAAACAAGCTCTAAGAAATATAAACTCTCTGGCTTTGTTTTCCAATATTGAGGTGAACCCACGCCCTGATGAAAAGAATGAGGGAGGAATCATTGTTGAGATTAAGCTTAAAGAACTGGATCAAAAATCAGCTGAAGTTAGTGCTGAATGGAGTCTTGTTCCTGGACGAGGTGGACGCCCCACATTT GCTTCACTTCAGCCTGGTGGAACTGTTTCTTTTGAACACCGTAATCTGAAAGGGCTGAATAGATCCCTTCTTGGTTCAGTGACCACCAGCAACTTCTTAAATCCTCAG GATGATCTTGCTTTTAAGCTGGAGTATGTACATCCATATTTGGATGGTGTGTATAACCCTCGTAACCGTACTTTCCGTGCAAGCTGCTTCAACAGTCGGAAACTAAGTCCAGTGTTCACTGGTGGACCGGGAGTGGATGAAGTCCCTCCTATTTGGGTTGATCGAGCTGGTGTCAAAGCTAACATTACAGAG AATTTCACCCGTCAAAGCAAATTCACTTATGGTCTTGTCATGGAAGAGATAACAACACGTGATGAAAGCAGTCATATCTCTCCACATGGTCAGAGAGTGTTGCCAAGTGGTGGAATTAGTGCAGATGGACCTCCAACTACCCTTAGTGGTACTGGCATTGACCGAATGGCCTTTTTACAGGCTAATATTACCCGTGACAACACCAAGTTTGTGAATGGAGCTATTGTTGGTGAGAGGAATGTATTTCAG GTGGACCAAGGCCTTGGTGTTGGCAGCAAGTTTCCATTCTTTAACCGCCACCAATTGACATTGACACGATTTATCCAATTAAAGCCAGTTGAAGAAGGTGCTAACAAACCACCACCACCTGTTCTAGTACTCCATGGCCACTATGGAGGTTGTGTGGGAGATCTTCCAAGTTACGATGCATTTACACTTGGGGGTCCTTACTCTGTGAGGGGTTATAATATGGGTGAGTTGGGTGCAGCCAGGAACATTCTTGAG CTTGGAGCTGAAATCCGGGTACCTGTGAGAAATACACATGTGTATGCATTTGCAGAGCATGGCAATGATCTAGGAAGTTCGAAGGATGTGAAGGGGAACCCCACCGAGGTCTACAGGCGCATGGGTCATGGTTCATCATATGGTGTTGGTGTCAAGCTGGGTCTAGTGCGAGCTGAGTATGCGGTTGACCATAACACTGGGTCTGGTGCTATATTCTTCCGGTTTGGGGAGAGATATTGA
- the LOC123209362 gene encoding D-xylose-proton symporter-like 3, chloroplastic yields the protein MACTTSIRPLFSFNLTHFHRPKKPKRFIINSHTNLNPSLKHFSYFKTKNVVSSIPLLLSSSTKPTVRVGAQGEHVTGGDGESPLSDATYQEDFSWSSVILPFLFPALGGLLFGYDIGATSGATISLQSAELSGTTWFNLSAVQLGLVVSGSLYGALFGSILVYPIADFLGRRRELITAAVLYVLGALITAYAPGLGVLLAGRLLYGLGIGMAMHGAPLYIAETCPSQIRGTLISLKELFIVLGILSGYFVGSFQINEVGGWRYMYGLSAPIALLMGLGMWSLPPSPRWLLLRAFQGKGSLQEYKEKAMVSLSKLRGRPPGDKISERQIEDTLLSVKSAYNEEKSEGSLLEVFQGPSLKAFIIGGGLVLFQQITGQPSVLYYAGPILQSAGFSAAADATRVSVVIGLFKLLMTWIAVLKVDDLGRRPLLIGGVSGIALSLILLSAYYNVLGGLPLVAVAALLLYVGCYQISFGPISWLMVSEIFPLRTRGKGISLAVLTNFGSNAIVTFAFLPLQELLGAGKLFLLFGAIALLSVLFIILLVPETKGLSLEEIESKILK from the exons ATGGCTTGCACCACTTCGATTCGTCctcttttctctttcaatcTCACACACTTTCACCGACCTAAGAAGCCAAAGCGTTTCATCATCAATTCTCATACTAATCTTAACCCATCTCTAAAGCATTTCTCTTATTTCAAGACCAAAAATGTCGTATCTTCAATTCCACTGTTGCTCTCGTCTTCAACCAAACCAACTGTCAGG GTTGGAGCTCAGGGAGAGCATGTTACTGGAGGAGATGGTGAGTCTCCTTTATCTGACGCTACATATCAAGAAGACTTTTCTTGGTCTTCTGTGATTTTGCC GTTTCTGTTCCCTGCTTTGGGAGGATTGTTATTTGGGTATGACATTGGTGCCACCTCAGGTGCTACCATCTCGTTGCAG TCAGCTGAGCTTAGTGGCACGACTTGGTTCAACCTCTCAGCTGTTCAGCTTGGTCTTGTG GTTAGTGGTTCCCTTTATGGAGCTCTTTTTGGATCCATCCTTGTCTATCCAATTGCAGATTTCCTTG GAAGGAGGCGTGAGCTTATCACAGCTGCTGTACTATATGTGCTTGGTGCTCTAATCACAGCCTATGCTCCAGGACTTGGTGTTCTCTTAGCAGGGCGGCTGCTCTATGGTCTTGGCATTGGAATG GCCATGCATGGGGCTCCTCTTTACATTGCAGAAACTTGCCCATCTCAGATTCGTGGAACTCTAATATCTCTAAAGGAGCTCTTCATAGTTTTGGgaattttg TCAGGTTATTTTGTGGGAAGCTTCCAAATTAATGAAGTTGGGGGTTGGCGCTACATGTATGGGCTTAGTGCCCCTATTGCTTTATTAATGGGACTAGGCATGTGGAGTCTTCCACCTTCTCCTCGCTGGTTACTTCTCAGGGCATTTCAAGGAAAAGGATCCTTGCAAGAATACAAAGAGAAGGCCATGGTTTCCCTAAGCAAACTAAGGGGCAGGCCTCCTGGTGACAAAATATCTGAAAGGCAAATAGAAGATACCCTTTTATCAGTTAAGTCTGCCTATAATGAGGAGAAATCTGAAGGAAGCTTATTGGAAGTATTTCAGGGACCAAGTTTGAAAGCGTTTATAATTGGTGGAGGTTTGGTCCTTTTTCAACAGATAACTGGACAACCAAGTGTTTTGTATTATGCAGGTCCAATTCTTCAG AGTGCAGGATTCTCTGCGGCTGCAGATGCTACCCGAGTTTCTGTTGTAATTGGTCTGTTCAAG TTATTGATGACATGGATAGCTGTCTTAAAAGTGGATGATCTTGGCAGAAGGCCCTTACTGATTGGAGGTGTCAGTGGAATT GCGctttctttaattttgctttCAGCATACTACAATGTACTTGGAGGTCTCCCCCTTGTTGCTGTTGCTGCTCTGCTGCTCTATGTAGGTTGCTACCAG ATATCATTTGGGCCTATCAGTTGGCTAATGGTGTCAGAGATTTTCCCACTTCGCACAAGAGGGAAAGGCATCAGTCTTGCAGTGCTTACTAACTTTGGTTCAAATGCTATTGTTACCTTTGCATTCTTGCCATTGCAG GAGTTGTTAGGAGCAGGGAAACTTTTCCTCCTTTTTGGTGCTATTGCCTTGTTATCAGTTTTGTTCATAATTCTCCTTGTTCCAGAGACCAAAGGTTTGAGCTTGGaagaaattgaatctaaaatctTGAAGTGA
- the LOC123196826 gene encoding transcription initiation factor IIA subunit 1-like, giving the protein MTTSTTNTVYIRVIEDVISKVRDEFVNSGLGDSVLNELQGIWEMKMMQAGVVSGPIDRSSAPKPATGITPVHDLNVPYEGTEEYETPTAEILFPPTPLQTPIQTPLPGSTPLPGSTPLPGTADNSMYNIPTGSSDYPTPVNDSGGSTEGKGGSGNGRPSPNMPPPPSPWMNQRTPLSVDVNVAYVEGRDEADRGNSHQPLTQDFFMKSSGKRKREDFPTQYQNGKYNIPQQDGAGDAVPEIFELEVSPGSGFTGKGNTVTTAYRESQLHSTRSTVKIPQLDGPIPDPYDDVLSTPNIYNYQGVVNEDYNIVNTPAPADLQVSTPAIVAQIEAVDDDDDEPLNENDDDDVDDVEQGEELNTQHLVLAQFDKVTRTKSRWKCALKDGIMHINNKDILFNKATGEFDF; this is encoded by the exons ATGACGACATCGACGACCAACACTGTGTACATCCGCGTCATCGAAGATGTCATCAGCAAGGTCCGTGACGAGTTCGTCAATAGCGGTCTTGGCGACAGTGTTCTCAACGAGCTTCAAGga ATCTGGGAAATGAAGATGATGCAAGCGGGAGTTGTGTCTGGTCCGATAGATAGGTCATCTGCGCCAAAGCCGGCAACAGGCATAACTCCAGTTCACGATCTTAATGTACCTTATGAAGGGACTGAGGAATATGAAACACCTACTGCTGAAATACTCTTCCCCCCA ACGCCTTTGCAAACTCCCATTCAGACGCCATTACCTGGAAGTACTCCTCTACCTGGGAGTACGCCATTACCAGGAACTGCAGATAACTCAATGTATAACATCCCTACTGGATCCAGTGATTATCCCACTCCGGTAAATGATTCTGGTGGCAGTACTGAGGGTAAAGGTGGAAGTGGAAATGGAAGGCCAAGCCCAAACATG CCACCTCCTCCTTCTCCATGGATGAATCAAAGGACCCCTCTAAGTGTTGATGTTAATGTTG CTTATGTGGAAGGGCGCGATGAGGCGGATAGAGGAAACTCTCATCAACCCCTTACACAG GACTTCTTCATGAAGTCATCTGGAAAGCGTAAACGTGAAGATTTCCCCACACAGTACCAGAATGGTAAATATAATATACCCCAGCAAGATGGAGCTGGAGATGCTGTACCAGAGATTTTTGAGCTTGAG GTAAGCCCTGGGAGTGGTTTCACTGGTAAAGGTAATACTGTCACTACTGCATATAGGGAGTCCCAACTGCATTCTACTAGGTCAACTGTGAAGATTCCTCAACTGGATGGGCCAATTCCTGATCCATACGATGATGTGCTTTCTACTCCCAAT ATATACAATTACCAAGGAGTTGTCAATGAAGACTACAACATAGTGAACACCCCTGCTCCGGCTG aTCTACAGGTGTCTACTCCTGCTATTGTGGCACAAATTGAGGCCGTGGATGATGACGACGATGAGCcattgaatgaaaatgatgatgatgatgtggaTGATGTGGAACAAGGAGAGGAGCTGAACACTCAACATTTAGTATTGGCTCAGTTTGACAAG GTGACTCGAACCAAAAGCAGATGGAAATGTGCATTGAAAGATGgaattatgcatataaacaaCAAAGACATTCTGTTTAATAAG GCAACAGGAGAATTTGACTTCTGA